The following are from one region of the Bactrocera oleae isolate idBacOlea1 chromosome 6, idBacOlea1, whole genome shotgun sequence genome:
- the Exn gene encoding uncharacterized protein Exn isoform X1: MSTPAPTNVSQGESNCSTLRTLPRKRRPRAVGEVYITCPASQVYLNSAVNEHNAISEPIYQNTTTQVEQEANRRINRCARLSFVRATITEGSNGTSARQSMTVSTFIDDSDHYYETLSPLGNKRHSTLPDQRTSSHNKYSQDLPHFTKNGSQGKKQYSASMHGLGTLAVSDDYDSFDTDTDEIYETEENIKNHNDSGVDIRNVKLPDPPSSTNQVYAIVRKLKNFISNKKSPVSQTKYGDNQQKLYENSTQFYVSGNIYENTPKTKSKAQKNVKKTPTASQEQDIYENTEFHSPPAIVVDDKSVNPADKIPTNQTDLKADANIATLRSKSKSGKSFKSRLRKSLVGSTFDMKQLSSLSPTRSTFYVEDPTYGGSGELDSGFSEKASSGDLPTVPPIPVPEAQKFSTVARKAKKEAKALNSQRRRTTIGIRPQDPPPPPPVASSTTSWYAECGVFKNGTSDLMQESEVSLNDGKTSQSGSSVFNGNSWYTEAGLYQTSGVSVASSSGSSGVSTGNEGALGDDLPHSMFQNEPLYQIYNAAKIESITRDMEGHDSSTDGYEEIGQNGTRGEARISSQKHQRPSAFQLIEPKNGPARTLWSEIPEVINSCVLATLTSRERSLQEAKFEIITSEASYLKSLNLLRSHFMNHPIFRDTNVVSARDRKALFAYIVPVHECSERLLTEMESCWQDNIMLIGLSKRIYTMAEKYFHVYISFCEHQGRMDRTLRRLKETRGIFAQNLHLLETSSICCGLNLHSFLMLPMQRITRLPLLIDAVFSKVSSNDDEYENWKMTLAIMNKIVTQCNEAANRCEQAYEIERIARQLEFPSTIRALAIAPVGVPAAGSKPRFLVKRGELTHFIWRGDDVKLTFGKKFSKVAIYIFLFSDLLVLTKRKGEEQFIVFDYCPRSMLTISTGDLRDISQTHKNLILMTLLENHERKTVELLLSCPSVSEQERWLQAVRPPEPETPGEKLYESWDCPQVITKHAYETREPDALSLEVGDVVNVTRKLPDGWYLGERIRDGVVGWFPGSYTEEVNSAHVRARNLKQRQRLLTFTATYLESQKRK; this comes from the exons ATGAGTACACCAGCGCCAACGAATGTCAGCCAAGGCGAAAGCAATTGCAGCACATTGCGTACGCTGCCGCGTAAGCGTCGACCACGTGCGGTTGGGGAGGTCTACATCACTTGTCCGGCCAGTCAGGTGTATCTGAATAGTGCCGTCAACGAGCACAATGCTATCAGCGAACCCATATATCAGAATACCACGACTCAGGTCGAACAGGAAGCGAACAGACGAATTAATCGCTGTGCTCGGCTATCGTTTGTACGTGCCACCATTACTGAGGGTAGCAATGGCACTAGCGCACGGCAGTCGATGACTGTGAGCACCTTCATAG atGACTCCGATCACTACTATGAGACTTTGTCACCTTTGGGAAATAAACGCCACTCCACGCTACCTGATCAGCGTACTAGCAGCCATAATAAATACAGTCAAGACCTGCCACATTTTACGAAAAATGGCTCACAAGGCAAAAAACAATACTCAGCCTCGATGCATGGGCTCGGCACATTGGCGGTATCAGATGACTATGACTCTTTCGACACAGACACCGATGAAATTTATGAAACCGaagagaatataaaaaat CACAATGACAGCGGCGTTGATATACGTAATGTAAAGCTCCCTGATCCACCTTCTTCCACTAATCAAGTGTACGCCATTGTACGCAAACTCAAAAATTTCATCTCAAATAAGAAATCTCCCGTTTCTCAAACTAAATACGGTGACAATCAACAAAAACTCTACGAGAACTCTACACAATTCTATGTGAGTGGCAATATATATGAGAATACACCAAAGACTAAATCCAAGGCacagaaaaatgtgaaaaagacGCCAACAGCGTCACAAGAACAAGACATTTATGAAAATACTGAGTTCCATAGTCCACCAGCCATTGTGGTAGATGATAAATCAGTTAATCCAGCTGACAAGATTCCAACTAACCAAACAGATTTGAAAGCCGATGCGAATATTGCAACACTACGTTCTAAATCGAAGTCGGGTAAAAGCTTCAAATCACGTTTACGTAAAAGTTTAGTTGGTTCCACATTTGATATGAAACAATTATCATCGTTGTCGCCTACACGTAGCACCTTTTACGTTGAAGATCCGACATACGGTGGATCAGGAGAATTAGATTCGGGCTTCTCAGAGAAAGCTTCATCTGGTGACCTACCCACAGTGCCCCCAATACCCGTACCCGAGGCGCAGAAATTTTCAACTGTAGCGCGTAAAGCGAAAAAGGAAGCAAAAGCACTGAACTCGCAGCGGCGACGTACAACGATTGGCATACGTCCACAAGAtccaccaccaccgccacccGTTGCATCATCGACAACCTCTTGGTATGCTGAATGTGGTGTCTTTAAAAATGGCACAAGCGATCTGATGCAAGAGTCAGAAGTTTCACTAAACGATGGTAAAACGAGTCAAAGTGGATCGTCGGTTTTTAACGGCAATTCGTGGTACACAGAAGCAGGTCTGTATCAAACTAGTGGCGTTTCAGTAGCAAGTTCAAGCGGTAGTTCGGGTGTGTCGACTGGTAATGAAGGCGCGCTTGGTGATGATCTCCCACACAGCATGTTCCAGAATGAACCACTGTACCAGATCTACAACGCTGCTAAGATAGAG tcgATCACTCGTGATATGGAGGGTCATGATAGTTCAACAGATGGTTATGAAGAAATTGGACAGAATGGAACGCGTGGTGAGGCACGCATAAGTAGTCAGAAACATCAGCGCCCAAGCGCTTTCCAATTAATTGAACCAAAGAACGGGCCAGCCCGTACATTGTGGAGTGAAATTCCAGAAGTTATAAATTCGTGTGTCCTAG CCACCCTTACATCACGCGAACGCAGTTTACAGGAGGCGAAATTCGAAATCATTACCTCCGAAGCTAGTTATCTAAAATCCCTCAATTTGTTGCGTAGTCATTTCATGAATCATCCAATATTTCGGGACACGAATGTAGTGAGCGCACGCGATCGAAAAGCTTTATTCGCTTATATAGTACCCGTGCATGAATGTTCTGAAAGATTACTTACCGAAATGGAGTCCTGTTGGCAAGACAACATAATGCTAATCGGTTTAAGTAAACGTATCTACACCATGGCCGAGAAATACTTTCATGTCTATATCTCATTTTGTGAGCATCAAGGGCGCATGGACCGAACATTGCGTCGCTTGAAGGAGACACGCGGTATCTTCGCGCAAAACCTGCATCTACTCGAAACAAGTTCAATCTGCTGTGGTTTAAATCTACACTCTTTCCTCATGCTACCCATGCAACGTATCACGCGCTTGCCACTGCTGATCGACGCCGTTTTCAGTAAAGTCAGTTCCAACGATGACGAATACGAGAACTGGAAAATGACGTTGGCCATCATGAATAAGATAGTGACGCAATGCAATGAGGCAGCGAATAGATGTGAACAAGCATACGAAATTGAACGTATTGCGCGTCAGCTGGAATTCCCTTCGACAATACGTGCCTTAGCTATAGCGCCTGTGGGTGTACCCGCAGCTGGTTCAAAACCACGTTTCCTGGTGAAGCGCGGCGAGTTGACGCATTTCATTTGGCGCGGTGACGATGTAAAACTTACGTTCGGCAAAAAATTCTCCAAGGTGGCGATCTACATATTCCTCTTCTCCGACTTGCTCGTACTAACAAAACGTAAGGGTGAAGAGCAATTCATAGTCTTCGATTATTGTCCGCGTAGCATGCTAACTATATCAACGGGCGATCTAAGAGATATTAGTCAGACGCACAAAAATCTAATACTAATGACATTGTTAGAGAATCATGAACGAAAGACTGTAGAACTA CTCCTTTCTTGCCCATCAGTTTCCGAACAGGAACGTTGGTTGCAGGCAGTTCGACCGCCCGAACCCGAGACGCCTGGAGAAAAGCTGTACGAATCCTGGGACTGTCCGCAAGTTATAACAAAGCACGCATACGAAACAAGAGAGCCGGATGCGCTGAGTCTGGAGGTTGGCGATGTCGTAAACGTAACGCGAAAACTACCAGACG gttGGTACCTGGGTGAGCGCATACGCGATGGCGTTGTAGGATGGTTCCCAGGCAGTTATACGGAGGAGGTGAACTCAGCGCATGTGCGCGCCCGCAACCTGAAACAGCGTCAACGATTGCTGACCTTTACCGCTACATATCTCGAATCGCAAAAGCGCAAGTAG
- the Exn gene encoding ephexin-1 isoform X2, producing MEKNDSDHYYETLSPLGNKRHSTLPDQRTSSHNKYSQDLPHFTKNGSQGKKQYSASMHGLGTLAVSDDYDSFDTDTDEIYETEENIKNHNDSGVDIRNVKLPDPPSSTNQVYAIVRKLKNFISNKKSPVSQTKYGDNQQKLYENSTQFYVSGNIYENTPKTKSKAQKNVKKTPTASQEQDIYENTEFHSPPAIVVDDKSVNPADKIPTNQTDLKADANIATLRSKSKSGKSFKSRLRKSLVGSTFDMKQLSSLSPTRSTFYVEDPTYGGSGELDSGFSEKASSGDLPTVPPIPVPEAQKFSTVARKAKKEAKALNSQRRRTTIGIRPQDPPPPPPVASSTTSWYAECGVFKNGTSDLMQESEVSLNDGKTSQSGSSVFNGNSWYTEAGLYQTSGVSVASSSGSSGVSTGNEGALGDDLPHSMFQNEPLYQIYNAAKIESITRDMEGHDSSTDGYEEIGQNGTRGEARISSQKHQRPSAFQLIEPKNGPARTLWSEIPEVINSCVLATLTSRERSLQEAKFEIITSEASYLKSLNLLRSHFMNHPIFRDTNVVSARDRKALFAYIVPVHECSERLLTEMESCWQDNIMLIGLSKRIYTMAEKYFHVYISFCEHQGRMDRTLRRLKETRGIFAQNLHLLETSSICCGLNLHSFLMLPMQRITRLPLLIDAVFSKVSSNDDEYENWKMTLAIMNKIVTQCNEAANRCEQAYEIERIARQLEFPSTIRALAIAPVGVPAAGSKPRFLVKRGELTHFIWRGDDVKLTFGKKFSKVAIYIFLFSDLLVLTKRKGEEQFIVFDYCPRSMLTISTGDLRDISQTHKNLILMTLLENHERKTVELLLSCPSVSEQERWLQAVRPPEPETPGEKLYESWDCPQVITKHAYETREPDALSLEVGDVVNVTRKLPDGWYLGERIRDGVVGWFPGSYTEEVNSAHVRARNLKQRQRLLTFTATYLESQKRK from the exons atGACTCCGATCACTACTATGAGACTTTGTCACCTTTGGGAAATAAACGCCACTCCACGCTACCTGATCAGCGTACTAGCAGCCATAATAAATACAGTCAAGACCTGCCACATTTTACGAAAAATGGCTCACAAGGCAAAAAACAATACTCAGCCTCGATGCATGGGCTCGGCACATTGGCGGTATCAGATGACTATGACTCTTTCGACACAGACACCGATGAAATTTATGAAACCGaagagaatataaaaaat CACAATGACAGCGGCGTTGATATACGTAATGTAAAGCTCCCTGATCCACCTTCTTCCACTAATCAAGTGTACGCCATTGTACGCAAACTCAAAAATTTCATCTCAAATAAGAAATCTCCCGTTTCTCAAACTAAATACGGTGACAATCAACAAAAACTCTACGAGAACTCTACACAATTCTATGTGAGTGGCAATATATATGAGAATACACCAAAGACTAAATCCAAGGCacagaaaaatgtgaaaaagacGCCAACAGCGTCACAAGAACAAGACATTTATGAAAATACTGAGTTCCATAGTCCACCAGCCATTGTGGTAGATGATAAATCAGTTAATCCAGCTGACAAGATTCCAACTAACCAAACAGATTTGAAAGCCGATGCGAATATTGCAACACTACGTTCTAAATCGAAGTCGGGTAAAAGCTTCAAATCACGTTTACGTAAAAGTTTAGTTGGTTCCACATTTGATATGAAACAATTATCATCGTTGTCGCCTACACGTAGCACCTTTTACGTTGAAGATCCGACATACGGTGGATCAGGAGAATTAGATTCGGGCTTCTCAGAGAAAGCTTCATCTGGTGACCTACCCACAGTGCCCCCAATACCCGTACCCGAGGCGCAGAAATTTTCAACTGTAGCGCGTAAAGCGAAAAAGGAAGCAAAAGCACTGAACTCGCAGCGGCGACGTACAACGATTGGCATACGTCCACAAGAtccaccaccaccgccacccGTTGCATCATCGACAACCTCTTGGTATGCTGAATGTGGTGTCTTTAAAAATGGCACAAGCGATCTGATGCAAGAGTCAGAAGTTTCACTAAACGATGGTAAAACGAGTCAAAGTGGATCGTCGGTTTTTAACGGCAATTCGTGGTACACAGAAGCAGGTCTGTATCAAACTAGTGGCGTTTCAGTAGCAAGTTCAAGCGGTAGTTCGGGTGTGTCGACTGGTAATGAAGGCGCGCTTGGTGATGATCTCCCACACAGCATGTTCCAGAATGAACCACTGTACCAGATCTACAACGCTGCTAAGATAGAG tcgATCACTCGTGATATGGAGGGTCATGATAGTTCAACAGATGGTTATGAAGAAATTGGACAGAATGGAACGCGTGGTGAGGCACGCATAAGTAGTCAGAAACATCAGCGCCCAAGCGCTTTCCAATTAATTGAACCAAAGAACGGGCCAGCCCGTACATTGTGGAGTGAAATTCCAGAAGTTATAAATTCGTGTGTCCTAG CCACCCTTACATCACGCGAACGCAGTTTACAGGAGGCGAAATTCGAAATCATTACCTCCGAAGCTAGTTATCTAAAATCCCTCAATTTGTTGCGTAGTCATTTCATGAATCATCCAATATTTCGGGACACGAATGTAGTGAGCGCACGCGATCGAAAAGCTTTATTCGCTTATATAGTACCCGTGCATGAATGTTCTGAAAGATTACTTACCGAAATGGAGTCCTGTTGGCAAGACAACATAATGCTAATCGGTTTAAGTAAACGTATCTACACCATGGCCGAGAAATACTTTCATGTCTATATCTCATTTTGTGAGCATCAAGGGCGCATGGACCGAACATTGCGTCGCTTGAAGGAGACACGCGGTATCTTCGCGCAAAACCTGCATCTACTCGAAACAAGTTCAATCTGCTGTGGTTTAAATCTACACTCTTTCCTCATGCTACCCATGCAACGTATCACGCGCTTGCCACTGCTGATCGACGCCGTTTTCAGTAAAGTCAGTTCCAACGATGACGAATACGAGAACTGGAAAATGACGTTGGCCATCATGAATAAGATAGTGACGCAATGCAATGAGGCAGCGAATAGATGTGAACAAGCATACGAAATTGAACGTATTGCGCGTCAGCTGGAATTCCCTTCGACAATACGTGCCTTAGCTATAGCGCCTGTGGGTGTACCCGCAGCTGGTTCAAAACCACGTTTCCTGGTGAAGCGCGGCGAGTTGACGCATTTCATTTGGCGCGGTGACGATGTAAAACTTACGTTCGGCAAAAAATTCTCCAAGGTGGCGATCTACATATTCCTCTTCTCCGACTTGCTCGTACTAACAAAACGTAAGGGTGAAGAGCAATTCATAGTCTTCGATTATTGTCCGCGTAGCATGCTAACTATATCAACGGGCGATCTAAGAGATATTAGTCAGACGCACAAAAATCTAATACTAATGACATTGTTAGAGAATCATGAACGAAAGACTGTAGAACTA CTCCTTTCTTGCCCATCAGTTTCCGAACAGGAACGTTGGTTGCAGGCAGTTCGACCGCCCGAACCCGAGACGCCTGGAGAAAAGCTGTACGAATCCTGGGACTGTCCGCAAGTTATAACAAAGCACGCATACGAAACAAGAGAGCCGGATGCGCTGAGTCTGGAGGTTGGCGATGTCGTAAACGTAACGCGAAAACTACCAGACG gttGGTACCTGGGTGAGCGCATACGCGATGGCGTTGTAGGATGGTTCCCAGGCAGTTATACGGAGGAGGTGAACTCAGCGCATGTGCGCGCCCGCAACCTGAAACAGCGTCAACGATTGCTGACCTTTACCGCTACATATCTCGAATCGCAAAAGCGCAAGTAG